From Bacillus sp. FSL K6-3431, the proteins below share one genomic window:
- a CDS encoding NAD(P)-dependent oxidoreductase: MSNATRSRILFDDLNENFKEVDPGLTNHEAMDESNRCLYCYDAPCITACPTGIDIPSFIKKIASGNIRGSAKTIMTENPVGASCSRVCPTEELCEGACVLNHSTKPIMIGNLQRYATDWAIKNEQVLFKPGKNNGKKVAIIGGGPAGLSAARELGLLGYDVTIFEAEEKAGGLNTYGIVSFRLPQAISYWEVKQVESLDVEIRTNTRVGKDISVEEIQRDYDIIILAIGMSKVPDIGISGEDLYGVYDAIEFIKDTKTKPITDHFLGKKAVVIGAGNTAIDGATCSVRLGAENVKILYRRTLEEMTAYEFEYEFAKQDGIEFRWLASPVRIIGDENDHVKELECIKMELGAPGEDGRRRPVPIEGSEFILAVDAVIKAIGQSRYIELIEEFGLEHNGGVVKIDANTFQTSNEKIFACGDVIFGKGQGEAMVVSAAQQGKETAYAIHRLLFQSVSETA, from the coding sequence GTGAGTAACGCAACGCGATCGAGGATTTTGTTTGATGATTTAAATGAAAACTTTAAAGAAGTTGATCCAGGTTTAACAAATCATGAGGCTATGGATGAATCGAATCGATGTCTTTATTGTTATGATGCTCCGTGTATTACTGCTTGTCCAACTGGAATTGATATCCCTTCTTTTATTAAAAAAATTGCTTCAGGTAATATAAGAGGATCAGCAAAGACCATTATGACGGAAAATCCTGTTGGTGCTAGTTGTTCCCGCGTTTGTCCTACGGAAGAATTATGTGAGGGTGCTTGTGTCCTTAACCACTCAACAAAGCCAATTATGATTGGGAATCTGCAGCGATATGCAACAGATTGGGCAATAAAAAATGAGCAGGTCTTATTTAAACCAGGAAAGAATAATGGAAAAAAGGTCGCGATTATTGGCGGAGGTCCAGCTGGTTTGTCCGCTGCAAGAGAACTCGGGCTCTTGGGCTATGATGTTACTATTTTTGAGGCAGAAGAAAAGGCAGGCGGTCTAAACACATACGGAATTGTATCATTCAGACTTCCGCAAGCAATCTCTTATTGGGAAGTGAAGCAGGTAGAAAGTTTGGATGTGGAAATTAGAACGAATACACGGGTCGGAAAAGATATATCTGTAGAAGAAATACAGAGGGATTATGACATTATTATACTTGCAATAGGGATGTCTAAAGTACCGGATATTGGTATTAGTGGGGAAGATTTGTATGGAGTATATGATGCGATTGAATTTATTAAAGATACGAAAACAAAGCCGATAACCGATCATTTTCTAGGCAAGAAAGCAGTTGTGATCGGTGCAGGAAATACAGCGATTGATGGTGCGACTTGCTCTGTGCGATTAGGTGCGGAAAACGTAAAAATTCTTTATAGAAGAACGCTTGAAGAAATGACCGCATATGAGTTTGAATATGAATTTGCAAAGCAAGATGGTATTGAATTTAGATGGCTTGCCTCTCCGGTAAGAATTATTGGTGATGAAAATGATCATGTAAAAGAATTGGAATGTATCAAAATGGAGTTAGGAGCACCTGGTGAGGATGGACGGCGTCGCCCAGTTCCAATTGAAGGATCAGAATTTATACTAGCAGTTGATGCTGTCATAAAGGCGATAGGGCAGTCAAGGTATATAGAGCTTATTGAAGAATTTGGACTAGAACATAATGGCGGGGTCGTAAAAATTGACGCAAATACATTTCAAACTTCAAATGAAAAGATATTTGCATGTGGAGACGTGATTTTTGGTAAAGGTCAAGGCGAAGCAATGGTTGTATCGGCTGCACAACAAGGAAAGGAGACAGCTTATGCAATCCATAGATTGCTATTTCAATCTGTCTCTGAAACCGCCTAA
- a CDS encoding TRAP transporter permease, which translates to MADKYEHESLSIEEQQKLLEKYDPESATRKLRGKLSVVVFFGLLAFSVFQLYASISQAIPRQILLSIHLGFALSLIFILFPANRKSKKKNTVAWYDYIFALLSVGVGAYWPLMIDTIVNRVGILTTLDLTVGTIAILLTLEATRRAVGMPITIIATLFMAYAYFGQSMPGFLGHRGLNFESLVNTMFFTSQGILGTPLYVSATFIFLFLLFGAFLVKTGVGQYFNDLALSFAGRRVGGPAKVAIFSSALQGTISGSSVANVVTSGSFTIPMMKKLGYRKEFAGAVEAAASTGGQIMPPVMGAAAFLMVEFIGGISYWEIAKAAAIPAILYFSGIWIMTHFEAKRVGLEGLPKEQLPNRRDVLSKVYLLIPIILVMVLLMSGVSVMRAALWSIVGTIVVSAIRRDTRIGFKQMVEALVDGARTALSVAAATAAAGIIVGVVTKTGLGLKLANGLVGLANEQLLLTLFFTMITSIVLGMGSPTTANYVITSTIAAPAIILLGVPALPAHLFVFYFGIVADITPPVALAAFAAAGVSGGEPIRTGMNASKLAVAAFVIPYMFVLSPELLMIDTTIPYLIWVVFTAFTGMIGIGAGIIGFWYRKLYWFERILAGCAGLLLMYPEGMSDTIGIILFAALLAIQIFTKNKGRFKLAES; encoded by the coding sequence TTGGCAGACAAGTATGAACACGAATCATTATCTATTGAAGAGCAGCAAAAGCTGTTAGAAAAATATGATCCTGAATCAGCTACACGAAAACTGAGAGGGAAGCTTAGCGTTGTTGTATTTTTCGGCTTATTGGCTTTTTCTGTTTTTCAATTATATGCATCAATCTCTCAGGCAATTCCGCGTCAAATCCTATTATCTATTCATCTTGGATTTGCTTTATCCCTTATCTTCATCTTGTTCCCAGCGAACAGGAAATCTAAGAAGAAAAATACAGTAGCGTGGTATGATTATATATTTGCGTTATTATCAGTTGGAGTGGGAGCTTACTGGCCATTAATGATAGATACGATTGTAAACAGAGTAGGGATATTGACTACTCTTGATTTAACGGTAGGAACGATTGCTATTTTACTAACTCTTGAAGCAACAAGGCGTGCTGTAGGGATGCCAATCACGATTATTGCGACGTTGTTTATGGCTTACGCTTATTTCGGGCAATCGATGCCGGGATTTCTGGGACATCGTGGATTGAATTTTGAATCTCTAGTAAATACGATGTTCTTTACCTCTCAGGGAATTTTGGGAACCCCGTTGTATGTATCAGCAACATTTATTTTCTTATTCTTATTATTTGGTGCTTTTTTAGTGAAAACTGGTGTTGGTCAATATTTTAATGATTTAGCTCTATCCTTTGCGGGACGTAGGGTTGGAGGACCGGCTAAAGTAGCAATCTTCTCAAGTGCATTGCAAGGAACAATTAGTGGAAGTTCCGTTGCGAATGTTGTAACATCTGGTTCATTCACAATACCAATGATGAAAAAGCTTGGATATAGAAAAGAATTTGCCGGTGCTGTAGAGGCGGCAGCATCTACTGGTGGGCAAATTATGCCACCTGTCATGGGCGCGGCAGCGTTCTTGATGGTTGAATTTATTGGTGGAATTAGTTATTGGGAGATTGCGAAAGCAGCGGCTATTCCTGCTATTCTATATTTCTCCGGCATTTGGATTATGACCCACTTTGAAGCTAAAAGGGTCGGTTTAGAGGGGTTGCCGAAAGAGCAGCTTCCGAATCGCAGAGATGTATTATCAAAAGTATATTTATTGATTCCAATTATATTGGTTATGGTTTTACTTATGAGTGGTGTAAGTGTGATGCGTGCAGCTCTCTGGTCGATCGTTGGTACAATCGTGGTCAGCGCTATACGTAGAGATACCCGTATCGGTTTTAAGCAAATGGTCGAAGCACTTGTTGATGGTGCGCGTACTGCTTTATCTGTTGCAGCTGCAACAGCCGCTGCTGGTATCATTGTCGGTGTAGTAACAAAAACAGGGTTGGGCTTAAAGCTAGCTAACGGACTTGTAGGGCTAGCAAATGAACAGCTGTTATTAACATTGTTTTTTACAATGATCACATCGATTGTTTTAGGGATGGGTTCACCAACAACCGCAAATTACGTCATTACATCGACTATTGCAGCGCCTGCGATTATCCTGCTAGGCGTACCGGCATTGCCTGCACATCTTTTCGTATTTTACTTCGGAATTGTTGCTGACATAACGCCGCCAGTTGCGTTAGCTGCATTTGCAGCTGCTGGAGTTTCAGGGGGGGAACCGATTCGAACCGGTATGAATGCGTCGAAGTTAGCCGTCGCCGCATTCGTCATCCCATATATGTTTGTGTTGTCCCCTGAGCTTCTAATGATCGATACGACGATACCATATCTCATTTGGGTCGTATTCACCGCATTTACCGGAATGATCGGCATCGGAGCAGGAATTATTGGCTTCTGGTATCGGAAACTGTATTGGTTTGAGCGGATCCTTGCTGGTTGCGCAGGATTGCTGCTCATGTATCCAGAAGGAATGTCAGACACCATCGGCATCATCTTATTCGCTGCATTGTTGGCTATCCAAATTTTCACAAAAAATAAAGGAAGATTTAAATTGGCTGAAAGTTAA